A stretch of Vespa velutina chromosome 8, iVesVel2.1, whole genome shotgun sequence DNA encodes these proteins:
- the LOC124950826 gene encoding uncharacterized protein LOC124950826 isoform X2 — translation MSGRVQKECDDDSDRVDDAVDPRVQIELERLNTATDDINKLEVDLDEARATFRELLCESTIKIDSLAKKLGACIEKSRPYYDARFKAKEALQETQKAAIRFERANSQHAAAKEMVYLAEEGLRTEGRCFDHAWQEMLNHATARVNESEHERALSEAEHRHTTALYHKAEHEVQRLQRELKRAIAKSRPYYEMKAHFNQMLEEQKMKVSVLERSVGDAKMTYAEALRNLERISDEIHRTRQCDTADDYGKHIRDGTDPSSIQTNTATPTDSSVTGSPDSTDYTSDEYLRLPDRMSPSTPCLVPTKIERNPSSEYLGLNNMNLSTTEPRKYIKRDRPRSIATTDTKHIVQLNHTSSSTSRLSDLSSIISPIEKKVKIQSPVRDEKNSVTQNGEEWTEISLNNSPDEIYYNNDIYSDEEDQIPYKPLPMDLSPENIKLPILPVNIQALHNDQNNRKRLVSQKSLPLMTRTNEVSLSEEKRAEVTRSPSIRSKGKLDSSLSNWITRSSAANEMSDGSSANSSRRQSLDMLWGGGTGERVKELLNHGMMMLNISGLTERRSSEPKTSERDKEKFEKLESKGKKVPSPLEKTMTYLNADEETSDSESLASVEMLTEDQISSLMMEPDMNQVCQEILGTPLVEVCPLLQQLQQQQ, via the exons ATGAGTGGACGTGTACAAAAGGAATGTGATGATGATTCTGATCGTGTTGACGATGCGGTGGATCCTAGAGTACAG atTGAACTTGAAAGATTGAACACAGCTACTGATGATATCAATAAACTTGAAGTCGATTTGGAT gaaGCAAGGGCCACATTCAGGGAGTTATTGTGTGAATCtactattaaaattgattCTCTGGCTAAGAAACTTGGAGCCTGTATTGAAAAATCTAGACCTTATTATGATGCTAGATTTAAAGCAAAAGAA gCTTTACAAGAGACACAAAAGGCTGCAATTAGATTTGAAAGAGCCAATAGTCAACATGCAGCTGCCAAAGAGATGGTATATTTAGCCGAAGAGGGATTAAGAACAGAAGGGAGATGTTTTGATCATGCGTggcag GAAATGTTAAATCATGCAACAGCTAGAGTTAATGAGTCAGAACATGAACGAGCTCTTTCTGAGGCAGAACATAGGCATACGACTGCGTTGTACCATAAAGCAGAACATGAAGTCCAAAGATTACAACGAGAATTGAAACGTGCTATTGCCAAGTCAAG GCCTTATTATGAAATGAAAGCACATTTCAATCAAATGTTGGAAGAACAAAAGATGAAAGTTAGTGTATTGGAGAGGTCAGTTGGTGATGCTAAAATGACATATGCAGAAGCTTTGAGAAATTTGGAACGTATTAGCGATGAGATACATAGa ACAAGGCAATGTGATACTGCAGATGATTATGGAAAACATATAAGAGATGGTACAGATCCTTCTTCTATACAGACAAATACAGCTACTCCAACTGACTCAAGTGTAACCGGTTCACCGGATAGTACAGATTATACTAGTGATGAATATTTACGTCTCCCTGATAGAATGAGTCCAAGTACTCCTTGTCTTGTGCCTAccaaa attgaGAGGAATCCATCTTCTGAATATTTGGGCCTAAATAATATGAATCTTTCAACTACAGAACctcgaaaatatataaagcgaGACCGTCCGCGAAGCATCGCCACAACTGACACGAAACATATCGTACAATTAAATCATACAAGTTCTTCTACATCTCGTCTATCTGATCTTTCTAGCATTATATCTCCTATTGAAAAGAAGGTTAAGATTCAATCACCTGTGCGCGATGAGAAAAATTCTGTAACACAGAATGGCGAAGAATGGACAGAAATTAGTTTAAACAATTCTCCggatgaaatttattacaacAACGACATCTATTCCGATGAAGAAGATCAAATTCCTTATAAACCTTTACCAATGGATTTGAGCCCTGAAAATATCAAGCTTCCAATTCTTCCAGTGAATATTCAAGCATTACATAATGATCAAAATAATCGGAAACGATTAGTTTCACAGAAATCATTACCTTTGATGACGCGAACGAATGAAGTTAGTTTAAGTGAAGAAAAGAGGGCAGAAGTCACACGAAGTCCATCAATAAGAAGTAAGGGTAAACTGGATAGTAGTTTATCTAATTGGATTACTCGAAGTTCTGCTGCCAATGAAATGAGTGATGGTAGTTCTG ctAATTCAAGCAGAAGGCAATCTTTGGATATGTTATGGGGTGGAGGAACAGGAGAACGAgtcaaagaattattaaatcatgGAATGATGATGCTAAACATATCTGGTCTAACAGAACGGCGTTCTAGTGAACCAAAAACAAGTGaaagagataaggaaaaatttgaaaaattagaatcgaaaggaaagaaagttcCAAGTCCTCTAGAAAAAACTATGACTTATCTCAATGCAGATGAAGAAACTTCAGACAGTGAAAGTTTAGCCAG TGTGGAGATGTTAACAGAAGATCAAATATCATCTCTTATGATGGAACCTGATATGAATCAAGTTTGTCAAGAGATTCTAGGTACACCATTAGTAGAAGTCTGTCCTTTATTACAACAGCTTCAGCAACAACAGtaa
- the LOC124950826 gene encoding uncharacterized protein LOC124950826 isoform X1, translating into MSGRVQKECDDDSDRVDDAVDPRVQIELERLNTATDDINKLEVDLDEARATFRELLCESTIKIDSLAKKLGACIEKSRPYYDARFKAKEALQETQKAAIRFERANSQHAAAKEMVYLAEEGLRTEGRCFDHAWQEMLNHATARVNESEHERALSEAEHRHTTALYHKAEHEVQRLQRELKRAIAKSSMGARRSLLLINSIAYRHNLLMLPYYEMKAHFNQMLEEQKMKVSVLERSVGDAKMTYAEALRNLERISDEIHRTRQCDTADDYGKHIRDGTDPSSIQTNTATPTDSSVTGSPDSTDYTSDEYLRLPDRMSPSTPCLVPTKIERNPSSEYLGLNNMNLSTTEPRKYIKRDRPRSIATTDTKHIVQLNHTSSSTSRLSDLSSIISPIEKKVKIQSPVRDEKNSVTQNGEEWTEISLNNSPDEIYYNNDIYSDEEDQIPYKPLPMDLSPENIKLPILPVNIQALHNDQNNRKRLVSQKSLPLMTRTNEVSLSEEKRAEVTRSPSIRSKGKLDSSLSNWITRSSAANEMSDGSSANSSRRQSLDMLWGGGTGERVKELLNHGMMMLNISGLTERRSSEPKTSERDKEKFEKLESKGKKVPSPLEKTMTYLNADEETSDSESLASVEMLTEDQISSLMMEPDMNQVCQEILGTPLVEVCPLLQQLQQQQ; encoded by the exons ATGAGTGGACGTGTACAAAAGGAATGTGATGATGATTCTGATCGTGTTGACGATGCGGTGGATCCTAGAGTACAG atTGAACTTGAAAGATTGAACACAGCTACTGATGATATCAATAAACTTGAAGTCGATTTGGAT gaaGCAAGGGCCACATTCAGGGAGTTATTGTGTGAATCtactattaaaattgattCTCTGGCTAAGAAACTTGGAGCCTGTATTGAAAAATCTAGACCTTATTATGATGCTAGATTTAAAGCAAAAGAA gCTTTACAAGAGACACAAAAGGCTGCAATTAGATTTGAAAGAGCCAATAGTCAACATGCAGCTGCCAAAGAGATGGTATATTTAGCCGAAGAGGGATTAAGAACAGAAGGGAGATGTTTTGATCATGCGTggcag GAAATGTTAAATCATGCAACAGCTAGAGTTAATGAGTCAGAACATGAACGAGCTCTTTCTGAGGCAGAACATAGGCATACGACTGCGTTGTACCATAAAGCAGAACATGAAGTCCAAAGATTACAACGAGAATTGAAACGTGCTATTGCCAAGTCAAG TATGGGTGCACGTCGCAGCTTGCTTCTGATAAACAGTATCGCCTACAGGCACAACTTGCTCATGTT GCCTTATTATGAAATGAAAGCACATTTCAATCAAATGTTGGAAGAACAAAAGATGAAAGTTAGTGTATTGGAGAGGTCAGTTGGTGATGCTAAAATGACATATGCAGAAGCTTTGAGAAATTTGGAACGTATTAGCGATGAGATACATAGa ACAAGGCAATGTGATACTGCAGATGATTATGGAAAACATATAAGAGATGGTACAGATCCTTCTTCTATACAGACAAATACAGCTACTCCAACTGACTCAAGTGTAACCGGTTCACCGGATAGTACAGATTATACTAGTGATGAATATTTACGTCTCCCTGATAGAATGAGTCCAAGTACTCCTTGTCTTGTGCCTAccaaa attgaGAGGAATCCATCTTCTGAATATTTGGGCCTAAATAATATGAATCTTTCAACTACAGAACctcgaaaatatataaagcgaGACCGTCCGCGAAGCATCGCCACAACTGACACGAAACATATCGTACAATTAAATCATACAAGTTCTTCTACATCTCGTCTATCTGATCTTTCTAGCATTATATCTCCTATTGAAAAGAAGGTTAAGATTCAATCACCTGTGCGCGATGAGAAAAATTCTGTAACACAGAATGGCGAAGAATGGACAGAAATTAGTTTAAACAATTCTCCggatgaaatttattacaacAACGACATCTATTCCGATGAAGAAGATCAAATTCCTTATAAACCTTTACCAATGGATTTGAGCCCTGAAAATATCAAGCTTCCAATTCTTCCAGTGAATATTCAAGCATTACATAATGATCAAAATAATCGGAAACGATTAGTTTCACAGAAATCATTACCTTTGATGACGCGAACGAATGAAGTTAGTTTAAGTGAAGAAAAGAGGGCAGAAGTCACACGAAGTCCATCAATAAGAAGTAAGGGTAAACTGGATAGTAGTTTATCTAATTGGATTACTCGAAGTTCTGCTGCCAATGAAATGAGTGATGGTAGTTCTG ctAATTCAAGCAGAAGGCAATCTTTGGATATGTTATGGGGTGGAGGAACAGGAGAACGAgtcaaagaattattaaatcatgGAATGATGATGCTAAACATATCTGGTCTAACAGAACGGCGTTCTAGTGAACCAAAAACAAGTGaaagagataaggaaaaatttgaaaaattagaatcgaaaggaaagaaagttcCAAGTCCTCTAGAAAAAACTATGACTTATCTCAATGCAGATGAAGAAACTTCAGACAGTGAAAGTTTAGCCAG TGTGGAGATGTTAACAGAAGATCAAATATCATCTCTTATGATGGAACCTGATATGAATCAAGTTTGTCAAGAGATTCTAGGTACACCATTAGTAGAAGTCTGTCCTTTATTACAACAGCTTCAGCAACAACAGtaa